A stretch of DNA from Methylobacterium sp. CB376:
ATCCCGGCCACTGACGGCCGGTTCCTCCCGGCCGTCCCGGCCGGGGTGCCCCCTCCCCACCCCGGTTCGCCCTGTCGCGGCCGGATCCCACCAGCCAGACGACTAGACGACCTCAGGAGTACTCAGATGGATCCCGTTGCTGCGAAGTACATCGGCGCCGGTCTCGCCTGCCTCGGCATGGCGGGCGCCGCCGTGGGCCTCGGCAACCTCTTCGGCCAGTTCTTCGCGGGCGCCCTGCGCAACCCCTCCGCGGCCGACAGCCAGCGCGCCAACCTGCTCCTCGGCTTCGCGCTGACGGAAGCGCTCGGCATCTTCTCGCTCCTCGTCGCGCTGCTGCTCCTGTTCGCGGTCTGAGGCGTCGACGCCCGGGCGCCTCGTCCGGGAGCGGCCCGTCGCCGCTCCCCGTCTGACGGGCGCCCCCTCCCGTCGCGGAGGCCCGCCGGCGCGCGGGTGCCGCGGCGTCTTGCGCCGGCAGCTCGGCCGGCGCGCTGCTTGAGGCTCCCGCATTCCCGGACGACACGATGGCGCAGCCCACACCCCATGCCGGCCTGCAGGAAGGCCTGATCCACGAGCCGGCCTCCGAGCATGGCGGCGGCTTTCCTCCCTTCCAGAGCACCACCTTCGCGGCGCAGATCCTCTGGCTCGCCATCGCCTTCGGGCTGCTCTACTACCTGATGTCCCGGGTCGCGGTGCCGCGCATCGCCGGCCTGCTGCACGACCGTCAGGCGCGGCTCGCCGCCGATCTCGATGAGGCGTCGCGCATGAAGACCGGCGCGGATTCCGCCCGAGGAGCCTATGAGCGCTCCCTCAAGGAGGCGCAGGACAAGGCCAAGGGCATCGCCCAGGCGACCCGCGACAGCCTCGCGGCCGAGGCCGAGACCCGCCGCAAGGCCCTGGAGGCCGACCTCGCCGCCAAGCTCGCCGAGTCCGAGGCGCAGATCCGCGCCCGCACCGCGACCGCGATGGGCAGCGTGCGCGAGGTCGCGGCCGACGCCGCCACCGCCATCGTCGAGCGCCTGATCGGCCAGAGCCCCGACCGCGCCGCCGTCGAGGCGGCCTACGACCGCACCCAGACCGTGCACTGAGCCGGAGGACCCGAGAGATGTTGGAACCGGAATTCTGGGTCGCGGTCGCCTTCGTGATCTTCTGCGGCATCGTCTGGAAGGCCGGCGGCTTCGACCAGATCATCAACGGCCTCGACCGCCGGGGTGAGCGGGTGCGCCGCGAACTGGAAGAGGCCCGCCGCCTGCGCGAGGAGGCCGCCGCGCTCCTCGCCGACTACCAGAAGCGCCGGGGCGAGGCCGAGCGCGAGGCCGAGGCGATCGTCGCCAATGCCCGGGCGGAGGCGGAGCGCGCCGCCGCCGAGGGCCATGCCCGCCTGAACGACTTCGTCGCCCGCCGCACCAAGGCCGCCGAGGCCAAGATCGCGCAGGCCGAGGCGCAGGCCGCCGCCGAGGTGCGGGCCGCCGCCGCGGAGGCCGCGGTGCGCGTCTCCGAGACCATCCTGCGCGAGAAGGTGACGGGCGACGCCGCCCAGGACCTGATCCGCCGCAGCCTCGGCGACATCCGCACGCGCCTGCGTGCCTGATACGGGATCCGCTTGATCGAAGCGGATCCCGGATCCCAAGCCCGCGCGGCGCCTGAGCGAAGCCGACATCCGCATTGTGAAGCAATCAATCGGATGGCGTATGACCCGCACGGCCCGACGGGCCGCGGGGCCCCACCCGCGCGAGAGAGCCGCCCCCCGGGGCGGCTTTTTTCATGGTCGGGAGCGTCAAGCCGCGACCGGCCGAAGCCCGCGACCTCTGCCGCGACCGTCCCGCGCCGGGCGCGCATGCGACACCCGGTTGATGGCGTCGCCATCTCCCATTTCGGCCATGCGGATGTCGGCCTCGTACAGGCGCCGCGGATCAGCTCGGTCCATAGGCCCGTCGAGGGCCCGCCGCCCCCAGGCTCCGGCCCGCCGATTCGGCTCCCCGGGATAGCCCTCGGTTGAGGCCGGCGGGTGCATTCAGCCTAGTCCGATTTTGTCCATTGCCCAGCGTCAGGCCGCTAAGGGGTATGACTGAAAAGGACTTTTTCGCGCGCGGCGCCCGCCCGAGCGGCCAGTGGAAGCGCTGCCACAAGTTGCTCCGGCCTTGCTGGGAACTAACCTATGTTATATTCGAACCTGGATCGGTGAAGGCTGCGAGGAGCCGTCACCGACAGCAAATACCAAATTCAACTCGGGATGAGGCGTTAAGGATCGATGACCCTCTACTACTTTCATTTCCAGAATGGGTCGCGCATGATCCTGGATGCAGAGGGGATGGACCTTCCGAGCCGGGCGGATGCGCTCGAACGCGCGACCCACCTGGCGACGGACCTTCTGCGGGACGGTGACATCGTCTGCGACTGGCGGCGAAGCGCGATCCGGGTCGAGGACCAGAATCACTGCCGGGTGCTGCGGGTGCCGATGGCGAGCGTTCAGGCGCGGGCCAGCCGCCAGCGACTCCGCGCCCAGTGAGGCTCTCAGGGGCGCTCCGCCAGAAAGCCGAGCACGCCCTGCTTATGCACCTTGTCGCCGACGGCGAGGTTGTGGTCGCGGTTGGGGATCTCGAGGCTGCGCGCCTCCGGGATCAGGGCGGCGAGTGCGGGTCCGGACCCGGCGATGTGGTCGGTGGTGCCGACCGAGACCAGCGTCGGCACCTCGATCTGCGCCACCTCCGCGCGCGAGAGGGTCTGCCGCGAGCCGCGCATGCAGGCGGCGAGCGCCCGGAGATCACTGCGGGTCTGCTCGGCGAAGATCCGGAAGGAGCGCGCCACCGGATCGGTCACGTCGGCGCTCGACGGCGCCTCCATGGCCTCCGAGATGCCGCTCGGCAGCCCCCTGCCCTCGACGAGGTGGATCCCGAGTCCGCCGAGCAGCGCCGAGCGCACCCGGTCCGGATGCAGCAGCGCCAGGAAGGCCGTGATGCGGGCGCCCATCGAGTAGCCCATCACGTCGGCCCGCCCAAGGCCGAGATGGTCGAGGAGCCGGCGCGCATCCTCCGCCATCAGCTCGGACGCGTAGGCCTCCGGCTCGTAGAGCTTGCCGCTCTCGCCGTGCCCGCGATTGTCGAGGGCGATCACCCGGTAGCCCGCCTCCGTGAGCGTCCGGACCCAGCCCGTGTTGACCCAGTTCGTGCGGTGGTTCGAGGCGAAGCCGTGGATGAGCAGCACCGGGTCGCCCGCACCCCGCTCCGGCCGGGCATCCAGATAGGCGATCGTCACCCCGTCGGAATCGAAGGTCTGCATCGGCGGCGGGCTCCCCTGCGGCGTCCCCGCCCTCTATCGGGCAGGACGGCGCCCGGCAATGGCCGGGCGTTGCGGGCAGGACGGCGCCCGGCAATGGCCGGGCGTTGCGGGCAGGACGGCGCCCGGCCATGGCCGGACGTTGCGGGCGGCCCGCCGCGGTGGCATAGGCGCGCGATGGCGACCTCGACCCATGCGATGACCCAATCCCTTGAGCCCTTCGGGACCTACGCGCCCACCGGCCTCGTGCGCTGGATCGTGGCCCGGACCCAGCGCCTGCCGGCGGAGGAATGGGGCGCCCGGCGCCTCGCGCTGATCCTGCGCCGCTGCGCCATCCGCCTGCTGCGCGGCCGGCCCCTCGACGTCGAGCGCTACGGCGCCCGCATGCGGCTGCACCCCTACAACAACAACTGCGAGAAGAAGGTGCTCTTCACCCCGCAGTTCTTCGATCCGGCCGAGCGCCGGCTCCTCGCCGAGCGGCTCCGGCCGGACTGCGTCTTCATCGACATCGGGGCGAATATCGGCGCCTACGCGCTGTTCGTGGCCGGGATCAGCGGGCCCTCGGCGCGCATCCTGGCGGTCGAGCCGCAGCCCGACATCTTCGACAAGCTCGCCTACAACATCGCCCAGAACCCCTTCGGCACGGTCAAGGCGGTGGCCTGCGCGGTGGCCGACAAGGCGGGCGAGCTCACGCTGTTCGTCGACCAGCGCAACAGCGGGGAATCGAGCCTCAAGGTGGTGGGCACCAACGAGGGCGCGGCGATCCGCGTGCCGGCGGTGACGCTCCTCGACCTCGTGCGCGCCGAGGGCCTGCCGCGCATCGACGCGATGAAGCTCGACGTCGAGGGGGCGGAGGACCTGATCCTGGAGCCCTTCCTGCGCAAGGCGCCGCCCGCCCTGCATCCGGGGATCATCGTCCTGGAGGACGGCACCGACCTCTGGCAGACCGACCTCTGCGCCCTCCTGCTGAGCCACGGCTATCGCCGCCTCGCGCGCACCCGCCTCAACCTCATCTTCGAGAAGGCCTGACGGGTGATCCGGGATTGGCTTGATCGAAGCGGATCCCGGATCACGAGCCCGCGCGGCGCCTGAGCGCGGCGCCTGAGCGAAGCCGACATCCGCATGGCCGAAATCGGAGATGGCGAAGCCATCAACCGGATGGCGTATCAGGCCGGCAGCATCGGGATCTCCGCCTCGATGGCGACCTCGTCCGGGTCGAGCCGGCAGCGATAGGCCACGGTCGCGACGCCGGCCTCCTGCGCCCGCCGGAAGGAGGCCGCGAAGGCCGGGTCGACGTCGCCCGCCACGGTGAAGCGTCCGGCCCGCATCTGCACCACGACGATCACCATCGCGCGCCCGCCGCCGCGCACCACCGCGGCGAGCTCCTCCATGTGCCGGGCGCTGCGGGCGGCGATGCAGTCCGGGAACTCGGCGAGGCCGGCGTCCCGCATCATGTGGCAGTTCTTCACCTCGACGTGGATCGGGCCGGCCGGATGCTCGGCCAGGAAGTCGACCCGGCTCGCCCGGCCGTAGCGCACCTCCGGCCGCAGGGACGTGACCCCGGCGAGCGCCGGCAGGCGGCCCTCCCGGAAGGCCTCCGCCACCAGGTGGTTCGGGCGCATCGTGTTGATGCCGACCCATTGCGGGCCGCCCGGCAGGTCGGCCTCGACCATCTCCCAGGACCACGCGAGCTTGCGGCCGGGGCTGGTCGCGGCCGAGAGCAGCACCGGGCGCCCCGGCGCCGCCAGGCCCAGCATCGCGCCCGGATTGGCGCAATGCGCCGTCACCAGGCGGCCGTCGGCGAGTTCGACGTCGGCGAGGAAGCGCTTGTAGCGGCGGACCAGCCGCCCCTCGGTCAGCCGGGACGGGAAGCGCAAGGCGGGCACGCGGGCGACGACATGACCCCCCTTAGCAGGGCGCGCCGCCCGGCGCGACGCCCGTGCCGCCCCCTGCGGCGCTCAGGGGCGCGGCGGCGCCGGCACGATCGCGCAAGATCCAGCGCGTTCCCCGCCGCCCAGCGCTCCCCTCGCCCAGGCCGACGCCGCGCAGGCCGAGCGCCGCGCAGGCCGAGCGCCGCGAAGGTGGCGTCCCGCTCCGCGATGCTCCCGTTGCGGAAGGAGCGCGGGCTGCCGGGCGTCTCGCGCGACCGCGGCGGCGGGTCCGAGACCGCCGGCCCCGGCGCTTGAGCCGCGCGTGGGCGCGCGATACAGCGGGAGCCCAGCCTGGAGGCCCGCGTGAGCGACGACAACCCGAATGCGGTGACGGCGGCCCTGCTCGTCATCGGCGACGAGATCCTCTCCGGGCGCACCAAGGACAAGAACATCGGCTACATCGCCGAGTACCTCACCCAGGTCGGCATCGACCTGCGCGAGGTGCGGGTCGTGCCGGACGTGGCCGAGGAGATCGTCGGCGCGGTCAACGCGCTGCGCGCCCGCTACACCTACCTGTTCACGACCGGTGGCATCGGGCCGACCCACGACGACATCACGGCCGATTGCGTGGCGGCGGCCTTCGGCGTCGGCATCGAGGTCGATCCCCGAGCCCGGGCCATGCTGCTCGAACGCATCCCGGAGGCGGAGCTCAACGAGGCGCGCCTGCGCATGGCCCGCATCCCCTTCGGGGCCGAGCTGATCGAGAACCCGATCTCGAAGGCGCCCGGTTTCATGATCGGCAACGTGATCGTAATGGCGGGCGTGCCCGCGATCATGCAGGCGATGCTCGACGGGATCGCGCCGCGCCTGCGCACCGGCGCCCGGATGCTCGCCGAGACGGTCGAGGCCGGCGGCCTGCCCGAGGGCCTCTACGCCGGCGACCTCGCCGCGCTCGCGGCGCGCTTCCCGGGCGTCTCGATCGGCTCCTACCCGTCGATGACGCCGCAGGGGTTCCGCAACCAGATCGTCGCCCGCGCCAAGGACCCCGCCCAGCTGGCGGCGGCCCGGGCCGAGATCGAGACCCTCGTCGCCCGCCTGCGGGCGGCCCGGGACTGACCGGAGGAACAGGATGGCGGCCCCTGGCGACAAGGCTTTCCCAGTCTCGTGGGACCAGTTCCACCGCGACGCGCGGGCGCTCGCCTGGCGCCTCGCCGGGGCCGGGCCGTTCGAGGCGATCGTCTGCATCACCCGCGGCGGCCTCGTGCCCGCCGCCGTGGTGGCGCGCGAACTCGGCATCCGCCTGATCGAGACCGTCTGCATCGCCAGCTACCACGATTACCAGGAGCAGGGCGCGCTCCACGTCATCAAGGACGTGGCGCCGAGCATCCGCGCGATCGGCGACGGGACCGGGCGCGGCGTCCTCGTCCTCGACGACCTGACGGATACCGGCAAGACCGCGCAGGTGGTGCGGGGCATGCTGCCGAACGCGCATTTCGCCACGGTCTACGCCAAGCCCGCCGGGCGGCCGCTGATCGACACCTTCGTCACCGAGGTCAGCCAGGACACCTGGATCTACTTTCCCTGGGACATGGGCCTCGCCTACCAGGCCCCGATCCATCCGGGCACGGCGGGCTGAGGCGGCCCCTGCGGCGGGAACACGGGGCCGGCGCCGGGCTTGGACCGGGGCCGGGCGTCCCGGCGCGAGACCCCATGCGAGGCCTCATGGGAGGCCTCGTCGCGGGCCTCACGGGAGGCCGCATGTCCGGACCCGAGCCCGAGCGGAGAGGCCGCGAGCACGACGTCGCGGACGAGGTCGAGGCGGAGCGCTGGCCGAGCGCCATCGTCATCCACGAGGTCATCCGCCACGAGGGGGGTCGAGGAACTCGCCCGCACGGTCTCCGCGCTGCTGCTCTCGGGCCTCGCGGCCGGTCTGGCGATGGGCCTCTCCCTCGTGGTCCAGGGCGTGATCCGGGCGCGGCTGCCCGAGGCCCCCTGGCGCGACCTCGTCTCCGGCTGGGGCTACACGATCGGCTTCCTGATCGTGGTCCTCGGGCGCCAGCAACTCTTCACCGAGAACACCCTCACCCCGGTGCTCCCGCTCCTGCACGACCGGACCCTCGCGGTGCTCGGGCGGCTGCTGCGCCTGTGGGGCCTGGTGCTCGCGGCCAACCTCGTCGGCACGATCCTGTTCGCCCTCGCCATCGCCCGCACCGAGGTCTTCGACGAGGGCCTGCGGGCGCAGTTCCGCGACATCAGCCGCCACACCCTCGCGCATCCGTTCTGGCCGACCCTCTCCAAGGCCGTGGTCGCCGGGTGGCTCATCGCCCTGATGGTCTGGCTGCTGCCCGCCGCCGGAGGCGCGCGGCCCTTCGTCATCCTGCTCCTGACCTACGTGATCGCGATCTGCGGCCTCGCCCACGTCGTCGCCGGCTCCGTCGAGGCCGCCTACCTGGTCTTCCTCGGCGAGGCGGGCTGGGGCGACTACGCCGCCCGCTTCTTCCTGCCGACGCTGATCGGCAACGTCTTCGGCGGGGTCGCCCTGGTCGCCGTGCTGAACTGGGGGCAGGTCGCGCCCGACGTCGAGTGAACGCGAGCCGCCGGCATTCGTTGGGCAGGCGACGGACATCCCCCGAGCAGCATGGAGCAGCCAATGGTCTACGCGCACAAGCCCCTCGACCAGCAGGTAATCGTGATCACGGGAGCGTCGAGCGGGATCGGCCTCGCCACGGCGCGCCGGGCGGCGCGCAGCGGCGCCCGGGTGGTGATGGGCGCCCGCAACGCCGAGGCGCTCGCGATGATCCAGGACGAGATCGGGCACGACGGCGGGCAGGCGGCCCACGCGGTCGGCGATGTCGGCCGGCGCGAGGACGTGCAGGCCCTGGCCGATACGGCGATGCAGCGCTTCGGCCGCATCGACAGCTGGGTGAACGACGCCGGCATCTCGATCTTCGGGCGGCTGGAGGAGGTCAGCGACGCGGACAGCGACCGGCTGTTCCGGACGAATTTCTGGGGCACCGTCTACGGCTCGCTGGTGGCGCTCCCCTACCTGCGGCAGCAGGGCGGCGCGCTGATCAATGTCGGCAGCATCGCCTCCGACATGGTGATCCCGCTCCAGGCCATGTACTCGGCGAGCAAGCACGCGGTGCGGGGCTTCACGGACGGGCTGCGGGCGGAGCTGGACATGGAGGGGGCGCCGGTCTCGGTGACGCTGATCAAGCCCGGCTCGATCGACACGCCCCTGACCCACCACGCCCGCAACTACATGGACCGCGAGCCGCAGCTGCCCCCGCCGGTCTACCACCCGGACGAGGTGGCGCGGGCCATCCTGCACGCCGCGGTGCATCCCCAGCGGGAGATCTACGTCGGCGGCGGCGGCCGCGCGATGACCGGCCTCAAGAAGGTGGCGCCCCGCGCCTTCGAGCGCCTCGGCGCCGTGATGTCCCAGGCCCAGCGCGGCGCCGAGCCGCCGCGCGACCCGCGCGGGTCCCTGCACGAGCCGGGCATCGACGGGCAGGTCCAGGGCGGCCACCCGGGCTACGTGCGGCGCACCAGCACCTACACGCGGGCGCAGCTCCACCCGCTGACCACCGGGGCGGTGATGGCCGGGGTCGGGCTCGCGGCGGCGGCGCTGATGAAGCGGCGGGCGTGAGGCGATCGGCCGCCCGGCGCAACTCCTGACGCGGCCCGTCGCGGCCCCATCTCCGGCGGCGGACCCTCGGAAGCCGATGCGACGCCGCCTCGATCCCCCGCGCGACCCGATCCGCCGCCTGCGCCCGGGGCACCGCCCGCGGCGCCGGGGGCGATGCCTCCCGGCGCGGTGCCTCGGGCCGCGCGGGCTCGCGGCGGCCTTCGCCCTCGCCCTCCTCCCCGCCCTCGCCGCCGCGGCGGTCCCGGCGATCGAGGGCGACGCCATCCCGGCGCCGCTCACTGGCACCGCGGGCGACCCGGCCCGCGGCCGCGCCATCGCCACCGACCCGCGGCGCGGCCTCTGCACCCTGTGCCACGCGGGCCTCGGCGGCCGGCCGGAGGGGGATGTCGGCCCGAATCTGGCGGGGATCGGCGCGCGGCTCTCGCCCGGGCAGATCCGCCTGCGGCTCGTCGACGGCCGCGTCTTGAATCCGGACACGATCATGCCCTCGTATCTGCGCGTCGAGGGCCTCGAACGGGTCGCGCCGGCCTGGCGCGGCCGGCCGGTGCTGGAGGCGCAGGAGATCGAGGACGTGATCGCCTACTTGGCGACGCTGCGCGGCGGAGGGGAGACGCGATGACGAGGCCGGACCGGCGATCCATCCTGGCGGGCGGCGCGGGGCTCCTCGCCGTGACGCTGGTGCGCCCGGCTCGCGCCGCCGAGCGGCCGCCGCGCGAGCCGACCCTGAGCGCCATCCGGCGCTTCGCCGGCGACGCGCTGATCCGTCCCGGCCGGGTCAGCCTCGACCTGCCGCCGCTCGTGGAGAACGGCAACGCCGTGCCGCTCTCGGTCGCGGTCGAGAGCCCGATGACCGAGGCCGACCACGTCCGCCGCATCGCGGTCTTCAACGACAAGAACCCGCAGCCGAACGTGCTCACCATCCATCTCTCGCCGCGTGCCGGGCGGGCGGCGGTGTCGACCCGCATCCGGCTCGCGGATTCCCAGACCGTGACGGCGATCGCCGAGATGTCGGACGGCAGCTACTGGTCCGCCACCGCCGACGCGATCGTGACCCTCGCGGCCTGCGTGGAGGGATGACGCGATGGCCCGCAGCCTCATCAACGTGCCGAAGAGCGCCGCCGCCGGCAGCGTGATCGAGATCAAGACCCTGATCTCCCACCCGATGGAGACCGGCTTCCGGCCGGGCGCGGACGGGCGCCTCGTGCCGCGCAACATCATCACGGAGTTCGTCTGCCGCTTCGAGGACGAGGAGATCTTCCGGGCCGAGCTGTTCCCGGCGAGTTCCGCCAACCCCTACCTGACCTTCACGACGGTGGCGACGCGCAGCGGCACCTTCACCTTCACCTGGAGCGGCGACAACGGCTTCTCGCAGACCGAGCGCGCCGCGATCGCGGTGACGTGAGGCGCCCGCCGCCCCGCCGGCCCGGCCTCGCCGGGCTCCTCCTGCTCTGCCTCGGCGGCGCCGCGGCCGCGGCCGAGATCCCGCCCGGCGAGCGCCGCTCCGGCTTCGACCAGATGACGCCGGAACTGCGCGCCATGCAGCGGGACGAGGCGGCCCATCCGGGCCAGCTCTGGGTGGCGGACGGCGAGGAGGCCTGGGGGACGGCGCCGGCCTCGGGCGCCCCGGCCTGTTCCGGCTGCCACGGGCCGATCACCGCGATGCGCGGCGTCTCGGCGCGCTACCCGGCCTTCGACGAGGGAGGGGGCGGACCGGTCGACCTGGACGACCGCATCAACCTGTGCCGCCGCCGCCACCAGAACGAGGCGCCGCTCGCGCCCGAGACTCGGCCGCTTCTGGCGCTCGCGGCCGCGATCGGGGCGCAGTCGCGCGGGCTCCCGGTGGCGCCGCCGGCCGACCCGCGCCTCGCCGGGGCGCGGGCGGAGGGCCGCGCCCTGTTCACCCGCCGCCTGGGCCAGCTCGGCCTCTCCTGCGCGGCCTGCCACGACGCGCAGTGGGGGCGGCACCTCGGGGCGGCGGTGATCCCGCAGGGCCACCCGACCGGCTACCCGCTCTACCGGCTGGAATGGCAGGATCTCGGCTCCTTCCGGCGCCGGCTGCGCAACTGCCTGACCGGGATGCGGGCCGAGCCCTTCCCGCCGGACGCGCCCGAGCTGGTGGCGCTGGAACTCTACCTGATGCAGCGCGCCGCCGGCCTGCCGGTGGAGACGCCGGCCCTGCGGCCCTAGAGCATTTTCCGACGAAGTGGATGCCGGTTCGTCGCAGACAATGCGGCAAGATCAAAGACCTAGAGCAGCACCCGATTGCAACGTGATCGGGTGCTGCTCTAGCCGGATCCGCGCCGGCGCGACGGTTCCGGCATCACGACGCGTCCTCCTGCCGAGGTGCTCCCCGGCTCGCGCGCGCTCGCGCCTCCCGGGCCGGCGATCCCGCTGCGTGCGCCGGGATCGGTGCGGGATCCCCCGCCCGCCGAATCGCGGCGTGACGGCGCCGCGGCGACGGTCTAGACCTCTGGCCGGGAGGGACGGCATGACGGATCACCACCACGATCACCCGCACCCGCATGGCAGCGAGCTCTCGCCCATGGACCTGCGGGTGCGGGCGCTCGAATCCATCCTGGTCGAGAAGGGCTACGTCGATCCGGCCGCCCTCGATGCGCTGATCGACACCTACGAGACCAAGGTCGGCCCCCGCAACGGCGCCCGGGTCGTCGCCCGGGCCTGGGTCGATCCGGCCTACCGCGCCCGGCTCCTCGACGACGCCACCGCGGCCATCCGCGAACTCGGCATCGGCGGACGCGGCGGCGAGCACATGGTCGTCGTCGCCAACACGCCCGAGGAGCATAACCTCGTCGTCTGCACCCTCTGCTCCTGTTACCCCTGGCCGGTCCTCGGCCTGCCCCCGGTCTGGTACAAGTCGCCGCCCTACCGCGCGCGGGCGGTGATCGACCCGCGCGGCGTCCTGCGCGAGTTCGGCGTCGAACTGCCCGCGACCACCCGGATCCGCGTCTGGGATTCGACCGCGGAGCTGCGCTACATGGTTCTGCCGATGCGGCCCGCCGGCAGCGAGCACCTCGACGAGGCGGCGCTGGCCGACCTCGTGACCCGCGACGCCATGATCGGCACCGGCCTCCCCCTCGCTCCCGACCAGGTGGTGCGCGCATGAATGGCGGTCAGGATCTCGGCGGCATGCACGGGTTCGGGCCGATCGGCTTCGAGGCCGACGAGCCCTGGTTCCACGCTCTCTGGGAGCGGCGCGTCTTCGCCATGGCGATGGCGATGGGGCTGACCGGGACCTGGAACCTCGACGCGAGCCGCGCGGCCCGCGAATCCCTGCCGCCGGCCGAGTACCTGGCGGCGAGCTACTACGAGATCTGGCTCCGGGCCCTGGAGAAGCAGCTGACCCATCACGGCCTCGTCGAGGAGGCCGAGCTGCGGGCGGGCGCCGCGCTCACGCCCCCCGCGCCGATCACCCGCGTGCTCAGGGGCGAGGAGGTCGCGCCGCTCTTCGCGCGCGGCTTCCCGAGCGACCGCCCCGCCGCGCGGCCCGCCCGCTTCGCGGCGGGCGACGAGGTCACCGCCAAGGTCATGAACCCCGCGGGCCATACCCGCCTGCCGCGCTACGTCCGCGGCCGCACCGGCACGGTCGAGCGCGTGCACGGCACCTTCGTGTTCCCGGATTCGAACGCGCGCCTCGCCGGCGAGAACCCGCAATGGCTCTACACGGTGCGCTTTCCCGGGGTGGAATTGTGGGGCGAGGAGGCGGATCCGGGCCTCAGCGTCTCGGTCAACGCCTTCGAGAGCTACCTGGAGCCGGTGCGCAGGGCGGCCGCGCCGGCGCCGGGAGATGGGCCGGCAGGCGCGCCGGCGCCGGCAGGCGCGCCGGCGCCGGCAGGCG
This window harbors:
- the nthA gene encoding nitrile hydratase subunit alpha, giving the protein MTDHHHDHPHPHGSELSPMDLRVRALESILVEKGYVDPAALDALIDTYETKVGPRNGARVVARAWVDPAYRARLLDDATAAIRELGIGGRGGEHMVVVANTPEEHNLVVCTLCSCYPWPVLGLPPVWYKSPPYRARAVIDPRGVLREFGVELPATTRIRVWDSTAELRYMVLPMRPAGSEHLDEAALADLVTRDAMIGTGLPLAPDQVVRA
- the nthB gene encoding nitrile hydratase subunit beta, with amino-acid sequence MNGGQDLGGMHGFGPIGFEADEPWFHALWERRVFAMAMAMGLTGTWNLDASRAARESLPPAEYLAASYYEIWLRALEKQLTHHGLVEEAELRAGAALTPPAPITRVLRGEEVAPLFARGFPSDRPAARPARFAAGDEVTAKVMNPAGHTRLPRYVRGRTGTVERVHGTFVFPDSNARLAGENPQWLYTVRFPGVELWGEEADPGLSVSVNAFESYLEPVRRAAAPAPGDGPAGAPAPAGAPAPAGAA
- the soxZ gene encoding thiosulfate oxidation carrier complex protein SoxZ, which gives rise to MARSLINVPKSAAAGSVIEIKTLISHPMETGFRPGADGRLVPRNIITEFVCRFEDEEIFRAELFPASSANPYLTFTTVATRSGTFTFTWSGDNGFSQTERAAIAVT
- the soxA gene encoding sulfur oxidation c-type cytochrome SoxA, coding for MRRPPPRRPGLAGLLLLCLGGAAAAAEIPPGERRSGFDQMTPELRAMQRDEAAHPGQLWVADGEEAWGTAPASGAPACSGCHGPITAMRGVSARYPAFDEGGGGPVDLDDRINLCRRRHQNEAPLAPETRPLLALAAAIGAQSRGLPVAPPADPRLAGARAEGRALFTRRLGQLGLSCAACHDAQWGRHLGAAVIPQGHPTGYPLYRLEWQDLGSFRRRLRNCLTGMRAEPFPPDAPELVALELYLMQRAAGLPVETPALRP
- a CDS encoding SoxY-related AACIE arm protein, with the translated sequence MTRPDRRSILAGGAGLLAVTLVRPARAAERPPREPTLSAIRRFAGDALIRPGRVSLDLPPLVENGNAVPLSVAVESPMTEADHVRRIAVFNDKNPQPNVLTIHLSPRAGRAAVSTRIRLADSQTVTAIAEMSDGSYWSATADAIVTLAACVEG